GGCGCTCGACGCGTTCGACGTTCTCCAGCGTATTTCGGATCTGGACGACGAGCAGCGTCGTCCGCAACCCCTCTTCGGGGACGGTGGCCCTGACGCTGAGCTGGCCGTCGGCGTTTCTATTGGCGTCGAGGACGGCGGAAACCCTTCCGTCGTCGAACGCGTCATAGGCGCTCCCGCGGTCACCGTAGCGCTCGGCCGTGACGCCGTCTTGTCCGTTCGCGACCCGCAGAAGCGTATCGATGTCGTCGCCGGTGACGGCGACCTCGGTCTGGTAGCCGTCGACCGAGCCGGGATCGTACAGCGAGACGAGCCCGACGACCAGAAAGGACGAGAACGCGGCGATGAACAGCTGGATCGACAGCGCCAGAATGATCGTCTTTTCCGAGCGCAGCGAGGCGAGTTCCCGGCGAGCGACCGCCCAGCGCGCACCCCAGGTCGACCCCGACTCGGTACCGCCGTCGGGCCGAACCGGGGGGTTCGGACCCCGCTGGATCGACTCCCGCTCGCGACCGCGATCGCGATCACGCGACAAGGGAGAGCACCCCCAGGTTGTAGCTCGCGTGAACGAGTGTCGCGACGAGGAACCCGACTGCATAGCCGTTCCGACCCCGGCTGGCCCCGATCGCCGAGCAGATAGCCGTCACGACGTGCAAGACGAGCGGTGCGAGCAAGACCGCGACGAACAGTACCGGCTCGCTCGAGACGGTCGGAGCCGGGCCGAACGCGGCGGCCCCGACCGTTAGTTCGGGCAGGCCGACGAACTGGACGACGTGGGTGATTTTCTCGCCGACGAAGAAGCCCGCTCCAGAGAGGACGCCGAGCACCCCACCGGTCTTCAGCGTCGCGTCGAATCGGGAGCGGGCGAAGCCGGCGTAGACGTGAATGCTCTTCGCGACCTCCTCGATCGCAGCGGCGACGACGATGATGACCGGGACCGCGACCGCCTCCGGAACGGCGAACAACAGGGAGACGGCGAGCAACTGACCCGCGAAAATGAAGGGAATGAAGAGGATCGACAGCAGGGGAACGCTCCACCGGCCGTGAATGCGGCTCGCGATCGCGTCGATGACTTTCGTCGGAATCGGCTTCTGGGCAAACATGTCCTCTTCACGGTAGACGCCGATTCCCAGCAAGAAGAGGACGACCGCGCTGAGGTAGAACGGCGCGGTCGAAAACAGGTACTCTCCGAGTCGAACCGACTCGTTCTGGAGGTCCATGACGACCAGCGTCAACGGCGAGATCAGCGCGATCGGGTTCACGTCGGTGAAGATCGCCGGAATGAACGTGTACGTCGTCAGGACGACGCTGATCGTGACCGTCACGAACGTCAGTTCCTTGAACGAGCGGGCCAGCATCGCGCCGGCGAACGTCGCCGCCAGGAAGACCAGCGCGATCGGGAGCGTCGCGGCGACGGCGATCGGTCCACCCTCGATCGCGTACGTTATCGCGGCGACGATTCCGACGAGCCCCAACAGGTACGGCAGCGTCTTGCCCCCGACGATCTCGTATCGCGACGCCGGCGACACCAACAGTAGCTCGCCCCGCCGCTTGACCCGCTCGTCCATGATCGTGCTTCCGTAGGCCTGAATGACGAAATTCATCGGTACGACGAACAGGAACGCGAGGACGAGCGATTCGAACGGGAACGGCGGCGCGATCGAACCGGGCGTCCCCGCCGACGTCGACGTACCGCCGTCACCGACGTTGGGAACCTGCATCCGACCGTCTCCGTCACCCGTCCCGCTCGAGCCACCGCCGCCAGTCGCAGAGCCGTCCCCGTCGGTGCTCCCGCCGGTTCCGTCCCCGCTCCCAGCATCGCTTCCGTCATCCGCTCCGGAGTCGGTCGACCCGTCGGGGTCGCGTTCCTGGTACTCGAGCGAAACGAGCACCGGGTACGCGGCCGCCTGATCGTCCTCGTCGTCCATCAATTTCGCATTGTAGTCCTCGACGGCGGTGCGAAACGCGTCGTAGGCGGCGGCCCCGTTGTCGCCGACGTGTCCGACGCGACCGTCTCGAGTCACGACGACGTCGACGTTCGCGTCGCCTCGAATCGTCGTGGTCTCGGCGGTCGAATCTCCGCCGCCGTCCGCTTCGATATCGTCGAGGGGCACTGCCCGGAACTGTTCGCTCTCGACGGCGACGTCGTAATAGCGGCTCTCCTCGTCGACGCCGGCGACGTACATCTCGCGCTCGAGGCCGAGTCCCGAGTCCGAAACCGACACTCCCGCGGTCCCGATCGCCAGCGCCATCACGACGAGCGCCAGGACCGTCTTTCGATCGACGGTGCCGGCGCTTCGGGAAACTTCCCAGCGGGCGATCCTGCTCGTGCGTGCGACGACCTCGCGGAGCTGCCTGGCGAGACGGCGCGCGGACGCGGCGATCCCGCGGAGGCGACCGCCGCTCACGCCTCGGCCTCCTCCGTCGGTTCGCGTGCGACCTCGAGGAAGATCTCCTCGAGGCTCGGCGTCTTCGTCTGGATGTCGGTCACGCGGCCGCCGTCCGCTTCGACGGTATCCCGAATCGCATCGACGGCGGCCATATCGCCGACGACGTGGCGAACTTGCCCGTTCTCGCGTGTCACATCCAGCGGCGAGTGTCCGTCGTCGACGCCCTCGCTGCCGTCGCCCGTCGCGTAGACGTGGTACTCGGTCCCGCCGTGGGCGTCCCGGATCTCTTCGAGCGTGCCGCGGGCGACGATTCGCCCGTCGTTCATGATGACGATCCGGTCGCAGATGCTCTCGACGTGGAAGAGGTTGTGCGCGCTGAAGACGATCGTCTTCCCTTCGTCGCTCAGCTCGCGGGTGAACTCGATGATGTAGTTGGTCGTCAGCGGGTCCAGTCCCGACGCCGGCTCGTCGAAGATCAACACGTCGGGGTCGTTCACCAGCGCTCGCGCGATTGCGACCTTCCGCTGCATTCCCTTCGACATGTTGCCGATCCGCCTGTCGCGGTGCTCGAGGTCGAGGCGGTCCAGCGAGTCGTGGATCCGTTCGTGGGCGACGTCCGCCGGGACGTCGTAGAGGTCGGCGAAGAACTCGAGGTAGTCGATCGCTGTCATCTCCTCGTAGAGCGGTGACTCCTCGGGGAGAAAGCCGAGTCGTCGCTGCATCGCGGGTTCACCGGGCGTGTGACCGGCGACGACGGCGGTGCCGGCGGTCGGTTCGATCAATCCGGCCAGCATCTTCAGCGTCGTCGTCTTGCCGGCGCCGTTGGGGCCGACGACGCCGAAGACCTCACCGCGCTCGATTTCGAAGGAGCTCCCCTCGACCGCGGTGAATCCGCCGTACTCCTTCCGGAGGTCGTCTACCTCGAGTATCGCCATTCGTTACCGCGACGGAGGGAGCCGCCTCAGTAAAATCTAGCGGCTGTGGAATGTCAAGACGATACGATCGTTTGGCGAGCCACCCAAACCCCATAGCCGAGCGCTGCGTAGTCTCAGCCATGACTCGAGTCCGGACCGCACGAACGGTCGACGGCCGCCGCCTTGAGGTTTCGCAGGTCGTACAGGTTCCCGCGGCCGACGCCTGGGACCCGCTCGTCGATACGACGCAGTGGCCGGAGTGGTCGCCGCTGATAACCGGCGTCGAAGCGACGGACCGCCGGATTCGACCCGATACGACCGGGCGGATCCGGATTCCCGGTGCCTGGCTTCCGTTTCGGATCACCTCGTGTACCGAGCGCCGGTGGACCTGGCGCGTCACCGGGATCCCCGCAACCGGACACCGGGTCGACGAGCTCGGCGACGAGCGCTGTCGGATCGTCATCGAACTCCCGCTGCTCGCTTCGGGGTACGTCCCCGTCTGTCTGCGGGCGGTGGAGAACCTCGAGTCGCTGCTCGAGGGAGACGAATCAGTTGTCCAGTAGTGTACCCGGCTTCAATCGGAACATTCCGAGTAGTCGCCGTCCGGAACCCGTGACGATTCACCGCCACTGTTATTCATGTGTAGAGTCTACACATACACGTAATGTCGGAAAAGAAAACTCGGGTCGATTTCAACGCCCCTGTCTCGCTCGTAGAGCGAGCCGACACTATCGCTGATCTCCTCGACGTCTCTCGGACGCAGTTGCTTATCGATGCGTTGCGGGACGAAATCGACGATCTCGCCGCTGATGAGGGGTTCCAGCGCAGAATCGGTGAAGCGTATTACGCGAATCAAATCGAATTCGACGTCGTAGAATCAGTTCTCGGCACGGAAGAGGCGATGCGAATGAAACTCCTCCGAGAATCGCTGAGCCGCGATCCGCCGGAACCGCAACTCGACGCTTCCGTGCCATCGGACGAGGACTTCTACGAGGGAGAGGTTCCCGAATGGATGCCGGACGAGGAGTCGGACGATGACGATCAGGGATGCACGCCTAGCGATGGCTGAAACTGCCGTCATCGTCGTCGATACGAACGTTCTCTTGAACCTTGCAACACCGGTCGTCGATGGACGAAATCGGGCTCCGACGGGTGACGATCCGCTCAAGACCCTACTCGCCGCGTACGACGTCCACGTCCCATCGAGCGTCCTCGGTGAACTGGGCGAGGCCACGGGGGGTGAGGATTTGCTCGCGGCTGCTTCGAAATTGGTCTTGAACGCCTCACACCAACTAACCACTCACGACGTAACTGCCGAGATCGACGAGCCGCTCGACTTCGGACTCGATCGTGGCGAATCACATGGCATCTGGCTGGCGAACGACCTCGATGCCGAGATGTTCGTTACTGACGGATTCAATTCCACGAACTATCTCTTCGTTTCTCTGGCACTCGACGACCGGAATGCACTATTTACGACGCCACACGTCCTGTGCCTGTTAGCCGACCGCGGGGCCCTCGATAGACGGTATGTGGACGCCGCGTTGACGTACTATCTCGAAACGAAAGGGTGGGACCGCCAGTACGTCGACACGCTACGCAGCAACTACCTCACCGACTGAGCAGTCGTCTCACTGCTCGTGACGATGAACTGCGACACTACTGCATCTCGTCTAGCGTTCGGACGGTATCGGACATGATCCACGCCGCGTCGTTATCGGGGTCCTCGAGCGAGATCGCGTAAAACGAGTCGCGGCCGTCGTCGACGGTGATTCGGTACCCACGACTCGACAGCGTTCGGCCCTCGTCAGAGCGGGACTCAGGGGTGGTCACATACGGGCTCAGGGATACCAGCGGATAACCAACTCGATTCCGATCGACTGAAAATTTCGCGCCTGATTCCACATCTATTCCAACATATTTGCATTGGATATAGGCCCCGGCGGGTTGACTTGTTGAACGGAAGCTAGTCTTCACAGGGGACGGTCTGAAACGTCCCGGGTGTACAGGCACTCGAGAGCGGCTTCCAAACCCACGATGGTTTCGAAGCATGATTCCGTACGTTCTTCCGGGATATAAACGCCCCACACGACAGTGGAATCGCCCGACATGACCAGCCTCGAGTTCGGTTTCGAGATCGCGACGGACTGGAAGGGTGTGCGAATGAGCGCCGGTGGCGAACTGAACGAGAAGTCTTCGTCGCCGCTTCCCGACTGCTCGCAGTGCGGTGATCCGGTCCTGTTCGCCGTCGTCACACGTCCCGACTCCGGTACTGTCGAACCCTGTGGCTGTTCCATACCGCCGAAGCTGTTCGATCAGATCGGCGAGGAGTAGCCCGGGGCTCGCACTCGAGCAATCGGACGCCCGCTCGAGCCCCGACGAGTAGCCGGCCGGTCGGCTCGGAGCCGGGGATTCGAGCGGTTCTTTTTGATTTCGTTGCGTTTTGGAGACGACAGTTTAGGGCCGCACTCCGTTCGACCGCCGTCCCGATTGTCTCATTGTGAAACCTGTCTCGAGTACTGAGAAAAAGCAGAGCGTACTGCTCGTACTGGCAACAGGGAATCGCCACGACCTCCCCAACCGATTCACTCGCTCACTACGTTCGCTCGCTCATCCCTCGCACAGCTTCGAGTCGCGATTCGTCTTCGACTCATCGCGACTCAGCGCGCGCCACCCCACGAAGGTACCCGATTCAGAGTGCGATAAACACTGCTGTGCGTGGATTTTCGTCTCACCGATACGGACCGGGGCCTACGGCGGCCGCTCGAGCGAGAATCGGTCGGTAGTTCGGGTATACAGACTCCCCGCGAGGCGGCCGACGGCCTCGACTTCGGTGACGTCGATTTTCCCGTCGGTGGTAACGGATTCTGCGAGGTGGACGTGGCGTACCTCGCCGAGGACGAGCGTCGACCCGCCGACGTCGACGAGATCGTGGAGGGTACACTCGAAGGCGGCTTTCGCGCCGGCGACCCGCGGCGGGGCGACGGCGGCCGAGTCGGCGCGCTCGAGGTCGGCGTGATCGAACTCGCTTTCCCCCGGCGGCAGCGTGGCGCTGGTCTCGTTCATCGCTTCGGCGAGGTCCTCGGTGACGAGGTTGACGACGAACTCGCCGGTGTCGCGGGCGTTCCGCGGAGTATCCTTGAGCCCCTCGGCACCGTCGACCGGCGCGAAGAGCACGATCGGGGGGTCGACCGACGCGACGGTGAAGAAACTGTACGGCGCGAGGTTGTCGACGCCGTCCTCGCTCCGGGTGCTCACCCACGCGATCGGCCGCGGGACGACCGCACTCGAGAGGATCCGATAGAGCGACCCGTCGTGGTCGTCCGCGTCGATCTCGAGGGCGGTGCTCTCGTCGCTACTCGTCGACCCGTCGTCACTCATCGGACGCCCTCCGGGAGCCGGTCCGTCCTCAGGGGAATCTCGCGCGCTCGGCCGCAAGGGGCTAACATTGTGATACCCGGTTTGGATGCGAACTACTAAAACAGTTCGTGACGTAGGCTGTCGCATGTCCTCTCCCCAGACGAAATCCCGCGAGCAACACGACGACGCCTGTCCCGTTATCACGTCCCTGGAGCAGATCGGTTCCCAGTGGCGACTGGCCGTGCTCCACGAACTGCTGGACGGCGAGCAGCGCTTCAACGAACTCAAGCGGTCGACGGGCGCGAACGCCCGAACCCTCTCGCGCGTGCTAGACGATCTGGGTGAGATGGGCTTCGTCGAACGCCGCATCGAGGAGGACGCCCCCGTCGCCACCTTCTACAGCCTCACCGACAAGGGCCGATCCCTCGAGCCGGTCTTCAGCGAGATCGAGTGCTGGGCGGGCTCGTGGCTCGAAGAGAGCGAACTCGAGGCGGAGTAGACGGGACTCTGCCCAGAAACCGCGTCTGTTCGTGATTCGAACGACGGGGACTGGCACTCGACCTCGTTCTGCGGTATCGGAACGAACTCCGAATTTCGAATGACTGTACGATCCGATATTCTGACGATCCACGGTTTTATCGATAGCTCGCCGTCCGGTGGGCAGTCCGAATAGCGCTCGCTGCTGTTTCGGGCGGGTCAGACACTACGACAATCGCGATCGACCGAATCGAGCGCTCGATGGCCGAGGCCATCCGAAGCGGTACTGCACTAGAGACGGCACGTGGTCGTCCGTCTCGACCTATCGAAACGTCCAACTCGTTTGCCGGTCCGTCAGTCGTCCGTCTCGAGTTCGACCAGCTCGAGCGAGCGATCGAGGTGGCAGACGTCGTGTGGCGGCTCGCCGACGATCTCCGCGATGCGGTACTCCTCGTCGAAGTCGACGCCGTCGGGTTCGCAGTATTCGTGGCTCGGACACTCCACGTAGGGACAGGTGCCGGGGAGACTCGTCTTGCTGCCGGCGAAGGCCCCCTTCGAAACGATGTTGGCTCGCGTCGTGGCGGGTTCGACTTCCACGGCTCGAACCCCGCTGTCGTGCATGGCACACTCGAGCGTCTGGGCGTTCTCGCGGATGGCGGTGACGCGGTACTTCGCGCCGGGCTCGAGATTGAGGCACTGACTGCGATACGGGCAGCCGGTACAGCCGTCGGCTTCCCCCTCGTAGACGAACTCGGTTCCCGGCTCGGCGAGCCGAGAGCCGATGAGCGTAACGGTCGACATAGAATGTGGTAGTTGCCACTGGCGGTTAAGGGTCACGTCCCGGCCGGGCGAGAAGCGGCCTGGTACGAACCCGCCCTGAGTCGGGATCCGGAGGCGCTCAGTCGTCAGTGTCGGGCCCGGTGAGTTCGTCGAGTCGCTCGAAGTACGTCTCTCGAGGGACCTGGTAGAGTTCGCGGTAGTCGATTTCGCCGTCGTCGAACGCCGCGGCGAGTTCGATCGTTCGCTCGAGCGCCTCCTCTCTGGTCGGAAATCTGAGCGTCTCGTTCAGCGAAACGTCCGGCTCGAGATAGAGCGTGACGTACCAGTCCTCGGAATCTGCGGTGTCGGCGGGGTTGACGCCGGGGCGGCGGGTCCGCTTGCCGTGCGTGAGATACAGCGTCGGCAGGCAGGCCGCAGGGAAATCCGCCGCGTCGAAGACGTCCGGTCGGTACGCGAGAACGAGCCGTCCCTGGTCTCCCTGACTCCAGACGGTCCAGGCGTTCGGTAGCCGCGAGCGGTCCAGCTCCTCGTCCGTCTCCGAATCCGACATGGCGTCGGCTAGGACTGCCGAGCCTAAATCCTCGTCGCAGGGCGATCGACCGTCCGAATCGGTAGCGGAGCAATCGTTTGGTCCCCCGAATGCTCCGACGAGTCATCGCGCGCGCCTCGAGTCGGAGACTGCAGGCCGACGACTTATGCCGCACCCCATCGAACATGTGCTGTGGTACCAACTACCAAAATATAATTCTGGCAATATTTGATCGAAACAAAGTCCTGATAAATACCTTTTGGGGCTAAGGTTAAGTGGCTGGATTACTCACTCATTAAATACTATCGGTATCCGTTTGCCGGACCGATCCACTCCGCGCCCGTCCCCGGCGCGCCGTTGTGTGAGGCCCGCGAGGGACGTCGCACAACGAGAGGTGGTGATTGACGACATGATACGGCAGATCGACGCCGCCCGCAGCAGGGTTGCGCTCCAGGAGACTCTACTCGAGGAGTCCGACGAGCACGACGCGCTCACGTCCGGTGACGCGAGGCGACGGATTCCGACGGTCCGGCCACGCGATGCGACGGCTGGTCGACCGACGTCAGCGCACCCGTTCCGTCCCGTTACGGACGACCGCACTGCAGACGGGGAACCCCCGAAACTGGCAATGATACCATGACCGGTGACATCGAAACACTCGAGCAGCTCAGTACGGATTACAAGGAATCGATGCCCGCGGACCTCCGGGAGACCAAGTCCTTCGACTGGTACCTGGAGGAGGTCTACGAGGACCCGAAGGTGGCCCGCAACGCCCACCAGCGCGTCGCGGACATGTTCGACTACTACGGCACCACCTACGACGAGACCGAAGGGATGGTCGAGTACCAGCTCGCGAGCGAGGATCCGCTGGGCGACGGCGAGAACACCTTCTACGGGAACGTGATTCACCAGTCGATTCACGAGTTCGTCAACAAGGTCAAGTCCGGTGCCCGTCGGCTGGGTCCCGAGCGCCGGATCAAGCTGCTGCTCGGGCCGGTCGGCTCCGGGAAGTCCCACTTCGACAAGCAGGTCCGCAAGTACTTCGGGGACTACACGCTGCGCGACGACGGGCGGATGTACACCTTCCGATGGACGAACCTCTGTGACGTCATTCAGGATCAGGACCCGGCCGATGACACCGTCCGGTCCCCGATGAATCAGGACCCGCTCGTGTTGCTTCCACTGGAACAGCGCCAGAAAGTCATCGACGACCTCAACGAGAACCTAGACGCGCCGTACACGATTCAGAACGAGCAGGCGCTCGACCCCGAGAGCGAGTTCTACATGGACAGGCTGCTCGCCTATTACGACGACGACCTCAAGCAGGTCCTCGAGAACCACGTCGAGATCGTCCGGTTCGTCGCCGACGAGAACAAACGCCAGGGGCTGGAGACGTTCGAACCGAAGGACAAGAAGAATCAGGACGAGACGGAGCTCACCGGCGACGTCAACTACTCGAAGATCGCGATCTACGGGGAGAGCGACCCGCGCGCGTTCGACTACTCGGGGGCCTTCTGTAACGCGAACCGCGGGATCTTCTCCGGCGAGGAGCTGCTCAAACTCCAGCGGGAGTTCCTCTACGACTTCCTCCACGCGACTCAGGAGCAGACGATCAAGCCGAAGAACAACCCGCGGATCGACATCGACCAAGTGATCGTCGGCCGGACGAACATGCCCGAGTACAAGGACAAGAAGGGCGACGAGAAGATGGAGGCGTTCAACGACCGCACCAAGCGGATCGACTTCCCCTACGTCCTCAGCTACGAGGACGAGGCCAGCATCTACGAGAAGATGCTGAACAACGCCGACGTCCCCGACATTAACGTCGAGCCACACACCCTCGAGATGGCGGGTCTCTTCGGGGTCCTCACGCGCATCGAAGAGCCCGACACCGAAACCGTCGGGCTCCTCTCGAAGGCCAAGGCCTACAACGGCGAGATCGACGAGGGCGACGACATCGACATCAAGAAGCTCCAGGAGGAAGCCGAGGCGAAAGCCGAGATCGGCGAGGGCATGGTCGGCATCTCGCCCCGCTTCATCGGCGACGAGATCGCCGAGGCGATCATGGACTCCAAACACCGCCAGCGCGGGTTCCTCTCGCCGCTGACGGTGTTCAACTTCTTCGAGGAGAACCTCGAGCACCACGGCTCGATTCCCGAAGACAACTTCGAGAAGTACTACCGCTACCTCGAGACGGTCCGCGAGGAGTACAAGGAACGCGCCATCGAGGACGTCCGCCACGCGCTGGCCTACGACATCGACGAGATCCAGCGCCAGGGCGAGAAGTACATGGACCACGTGATGGCCTACATCGACGACGATACCATCGAGGACGAACTCACGGGCCGCGAACAGGAACCCGACGAGACCTTCCTGCGCTCGGTCGAAGAGAAACTCGACATTCCCGAAGACCGCAAGGAAGACTTCCGCCAGGAAGTGAGCAATTGGGTCTCGCGACGCGCGCGAGAGGGCGAGGCGTTCAACCCGCAGGACAACGAGCGCCTGCGCCGCGCCCTCGAGCGCAAGCTCTGGGAGGACAAGAAGCACAACATCAACTTCTCCGCGCTGGTCAGCGCCAACGAGTTCGACGACGACGAGCGCTCCGCGTGGATCGACGCGCTGATGGAACAGGGATACTCCGAGGGCGGAGCCAAGGAGGTGCTCGAGTTCGCCGGTGCGGAGGTCGCCAAGGCCGAGATGGACGACTAACATGACCGAACACGAGGTCGACTAACATGACCGGCAACGACTACGTCACCGAAGCCGATCGCGCGCTCGAGGAGACCTACGAGGAGCCGATGAGCCTCGCCGCCTACGTCGATCGGATCTTCGAGAACCCCTCGATCGCCTCCCACGCCTCGAAGTACTTGCTC
This portion of the Natrinema salinisoli genome encodes:
- a CDS encoding PrsW family intramembrane metalloprotease, with protein sequence MSGGRLRGIAASARRLARQLREVVARTSRIARWEVSRSAGTVDRKTVLALVVMALAIGTAGVSVSDSGLGLEREMYVAGVDEESRYYDVAVESEQFRAVPLDDIEADGGGDSTAETTTIRGDANVDVVVTRDGRVGHVGDNGAAAYDAFRTAVEDYNAKLMDDEDDQAAAYPVLVSLEYQERDPDGSTDSGADDGSDAGSGDGTGGSTDGDGSATGGGGSSGTGDGDGRMQVPNVGDGGTSTSAGTPGSIAPPFPFESLVLAFLFVVPMNFVIQAYGSTIMDERVKRRGELLLVSPASRYEIVGGKTLPYLLGLVGIVAAITYAIEGGPIAVAATLPIALVFLAATFAGAMLARSFKELTFVTVTISVVLTTYTFIPAIFTDVNPIALISPLTLVVMDLQNESVRLGEYLFSTAPFYLSAVVLFLLGIGVYREEDMFAQKPIPTKVIDAIASRIHGRWSVPLLSILFIPFIFAGQLLAVSLLFAVPEAVAVPVIIVVAAAIEEVAKSIHVYAGFARSRFDATLKTGGVLGVLSGAGFFVGEKITHVVQFVGLPELTVGAAAFGPAPTVSSEPVLFVAVLLAPLVLHVVTAICSAIGASRGRNGYAVGFLVATLVHASYNLGVLSLVA
- a CDS encoding ABC transporter ATP-binding protein; the encoded protein is MAILEVDDLRKEYGGFTAVEGSSFEIERGEVFGVVGPNGAGKTTTLKMLAGLIEPTAGTAVVAGHTPGEPAMQRRLGFLPEESPLYEEMTAIDYLEFFADLYDVPADVAHERIHDSLDRLDLEHRDRRIGNMSKGMQRKVAIARALVNDPDVLIFDEPASGLDPLTTNYIIEFTRELSDEGKTIVFSAHNLFHVESICDRIVIMNDGRIVARGTLEEIRDAHGGTEYHVYATGDGSEGVDDGHSPLDVTRENGQVRHVVGDMAAVDAIRDTVEADGGRVTDIQTKTPSLEEIFLEVAREPTEEAEA
- a CDS encoding SRPBCC family protein yields the protein MTRVRTARTVDGRRLEVSQVVQVPAADAWDPLVDTTQWPEWSPLITGVEATDRRIRPDTTGRIRIPGAWLPFRITSCTERRWTWRVTGIPATGHRVDELGDERCRIVIELPLLASGYVPVCLRAVENLESLLEGDESVVQ
- a CDS encoding flavin reductase family protein, translating into MSDDGSTSSDESTALEIDADDHDGSLYRILSSAVVPRPIAWVSTRSEDGVDNLAPYSFFTVASVDPPIVLFAPVDGAEGLKDTPRNARDTGEFVVNLVTEDLAEAMNETSATLPPGESEFDHADLERADSAAVAPPRVAGAKAAFECTLHDLVDVGGSTLVLGEVRHVHLAESVTTDGKIDVTEVEAVGRLAGSLYTRTTDRFSLERPP
- a CDS encoding winged helix-turn-helix transcriptional regulator; the protein is MSSPQTKSREQHDDACPVITSLEQIGSQWRLAVLHELLDGEQRFNELKRSTGANARTLSRVLDDLGEMGFVERRIEEDAPVATFYSLTDKGRSLEPVFSEIECWAGSWLEESELEAE
- a CDS encoding UPF0179 family protein: MSTVTLIGSRLAEPGTEFVYEGEADGCTGCPYRSQCLNLEPGAKYRVTAIRENAQTLECAMHDSGVRAVEVEPATTRANIVSKGAFAGSKTSLPGTCPYVECPSHEYCEPDGVDFDEEYRIAEIVGEPPHDVCHLDRSLELVELETDD
- a CDS encoding DUF5820 family protein, whose amino-acid sequence is MSDSETDEELDRSRLPNAWTVWSQGDQGRLVLAYRPDVFDAADFPAACLPTLYLTHGKRTRRPGVNPADTADSEDWYVTLYLEPDVSLNETLRFPTREEALERTIELAAAFDDGEIDYRELYQVPRETYFERLDELTGPDTDD
- a CDS encoding PrkA family serine protein kinase, which codes for MTGDIETLEQLSTDYKESMPADLRETKSFDWYLEEVYEDPKVARNAHQRVADMFDYYGTTYDETEGMVEYQLASEDPLGDGENTFYGNVIHQSIHEFVNKVKSGARRLGPERRIKLLLGPVGSGKSHFDKQVRKYFGDYTLRDDGRMYTFRWTNLCDVIQDQDPADDTVRSPMNQDPLVLLPLEQRQKVIDDLNENLDAPYTIQNEQALDPESEFYMDRLLAYYDDDLKQVLENHVEIVRFVADENKRQGLETFEPKDKKNQDETELTGDVNYSKIAIYGESDPRAFDYSGAFCNANRGIFSGEELLKLQREFLYDFLHATQEQTIKPKNNPRIDIDQVIVGRTNMPEYKDKKGDEKMEAFNDRTKRIDFPYVLSYEDEASIYEKMLNNADVPDINVEPHTLEMAGLFGVLTRIEEPDTETVGLLSKAKAYNGEIDEGDDIDIKKLQEEAEAKAEIGEGMVGISPRFIGDEIAEAIMDSKHRQRGFLSPLTVFNFFEENLEHHGSIPEDNFEKYYRYLETVREEYKERAIEDVRHALAYDIDEIQRQGEKYMDHVMAYIDDDTIEDELTGREQEPDETFLRSVEEKLDIPEDRKEDFRQEVSNWVSRRAREGEAFNPQDNERLRRALERKLWEDKKHNINFSALVSANEFDDDERSAWIDALMEQGYSEGGAKEVLEFAGAEVAKAEMDD